The proteins below are encoded in one region of Betaproteobacteria bacterium:
- the ybgC gene encoding tol-pal system-associated acyl-CoA thioesterase has product MKYEPKPNAFSIPVRVYYEDTDAGGVVYYANYLKFFERCRTEWMRFAGHDQSALASEAGIGFVARKASCEYLKPARLDDELVVGLEVEKLTRVRVVFRQHVRRGDVELVTGTVEIACVNMSTMTPSAIPDFLHQKLEALK; this is encoded by the coding sequence ATGAAATACGAGCCGAAACCCAATGCCTTTTCGATTCCCGTCCGAGTTTATTACGAGGATACGGATGCTGGCGGCGTCGTTTACTACGCCAATTACCTGAAGTTCTTCGAACGTTGCCGTACCGAATGGATGCGCTTTGCCGGCCATGACCAGTCGGCGTTGGCGTCGGAGGCGGGTATCGGCTTTGTGGCACGCAAGGCGAGCTGCGAGTATTTGAAGCCGGCCAGGCTCGATGACGAGCTAGTGGTTGGTCTTGAGGTTGAAAAACTGACCCGTGTCCGTGTTGTTTTCCGCCAGCATGTCCGTCGCGGTGATGTCGAGCTGGTCACCGGCACCGTCGAAATTGCCTGCGTCAATATGTCCACCATGACCCCGTCTGCCATCCCCGATTTTCTGCATCAAAAACTGGAAGCGCTGAAATGA
- the tolQ gene encoding protein TolQ, translating into MNVTQDMSILHLILQASAVVQAVMALLAGVSFMSWYYIFMKLITVKLAREKTEIFERDFWSGGDLNNLFNSAVNDRHHAGSMERIFESGFREFTKLKGQKNLDSKDIVDGSRRAMRATYQREMDSLESHLSFLASVGSVSPYIGLFGTVWGIMHAFRGLSNVGQATLASVAPGIAEALVATAIGLFAAIPAVLAYNRFSHDIDRLATHYESFMEEFSNILQRQMR; encoded by the coding sequence ATGAACGTCACCCAGGATATGTCCATCCTCCATCTGATTCTCCAGGCCAGCGCGGTCGTGCAAGCCGTCATGGCATTGCTGGCAGGGGTATCCTTCATGTCTTGGTACTACATTTTCATGAAGCTGATCACGGTCAAGCTGGCCCGCGAAAAGACCGAGATTTTCGAGCGTGATTTCTGGTCTGGTGGTGATCTGAACAACCTCTTCAACAGCGCGGTGAATGATCGTCACCACGCGGGCTCGATGGAACGCATCTTCGAGTCCGGTTTCCGTGAATTTACCAAGCTCAAGGGCCAGAAGAACCTCGACTCCAAAGACATCGTCGACGGCTCTCGCCGCGCCATGCGCGCGACCTATCAGCGCGAGATGGATTCGCTCGAATCACACCTTTCGTTCCTTGCCTCGGTCGGCTCGGTCAGCCCTTACATCGGCCTGTTCGGCACGGTTTGGGGCATCATGCACGCTTTCCGCGGCCTCTCGAATGTCGGTCAGGCCACGCTCGCCTCGGTCGCCCCTGGCATTGCCGAAGCGTTGGTCGCGACCGCAATAGGCCTGTTCGCTGCCATTCCGGCCGTGCTCGCTTACAACCGTTTCTCGCATGACATCGACCGCCTCGCCACGCACTACGAGTCGTTCATGGAGGAGTTTTCCAACATTCTGCAACGGCAGATGCGTTAA